From a single Lates calcarifer isolate ASB-BC8 linkage group LG12, TLL_Latcal_v3, whole genome shotgun sequence genomic region:
- the im:7151449 gene encoding complement decay-accelerating factor isoform X4 — protein sequence MEVLLDTCGRGIYLLLIYIFLLKAAAECPKPGTNGNIVLTNDALLMNDFPEGSEVTLECATGYEIESGSGVINCIDGKWTKPDLTCRKKDCGPPNPKPNMSFNTSQGTLFGAIATVICDKGYHLSGLGYKQCFDGGWGGRAKCEIVLCDIPAQVANGRIVWDSKDDPKYGEVIQFVCDEGYTLDGTDSIKCGENGEYDFMPPQCVAAGTSSGTTSSETSTVHRDKTITTSATPAVSPSARGGGDILTAEDTATSATSVTPTISSFEDRHKGDEHINMDTGKILVIVTGVLCALVAAFGLFLCRSLKKKGSANGTVPISQRASVTQEDMPANIASLS from the exons ATGGAAGTTTTACTGGACACCTGTGGACGTGGAATATATCTACTGTTGATATACATCTTCCTCTTGAAGGCAGCAG CTGAGTGTCCTAAACCTGGGACTAATGGAAATATTGTGTTAACAAATGATGCACTTCTGATGAATGATTTCCCAGAAGGCTCTGAGGTCACTTTAGAGTGTGCTACTGGATATGAGATAGAAAGTGGCTCTGGGGTTATAAACTGCATTGATGGGAAATGGACTAAACCAGATCTCACCTGCAGAA agAAGGACTGTGGTCCCCCTAACCCTAAGCCAAATATGAGCTTTAATACCAGCCAAGGTACCCTATTTGGTGCTATAGCAACAGTAATTTGTGATAAAGG ATACCATCTTAGTGGATTGGGCTACAAACAGTGCTTTGATGGAGGATGGGGTGGAAGAGCCAAATGCGAAA TTGTCCTATGTGATATACCTGCTCAAGTGGCCAACGGCAGAATCGTGTGGGATTCTAAAGATGATCCAAAATATGGAGAGGTCATACAGTTTGTCTGTGATGAAGGATACACCCTTGATGGTACAGACAGCATTAAGTGTGGCGAAAACGGTGAATACGATTTTATGCCCCCTCAGTGCGTAG CAGCCGGCACTTCATCTGGCACAACTTCATCTGAAACATCCACAGTTCACAGAGATAAAACTATCACAACCAGTGCAACACCAGCTGTCTCACCTTCAGCACGAG GTGGCGGAGACATTTTGACAGCTGAGGATACAGCTACTAGTGCAACCAGCGTAACACCAACAATATCTTCATTTGAAG ACAGACATAAGGGGGATGAACATATCAACATGGACACTG GAAAGATACTTGTCATAGTAACTGGTGTACTTTGTGCATTAG TAGCTGCATTTGGGTTGTTTTTATGCAGATCTCTGAAGAAAAAAGG CTCTGCAAATGGAACTGTGCCTATCAGCCAAAGAGCATCTGTGACCCAGGAGGACATGCCAGCAAACATTGCCTCCCTGAGTTga
- the im:7151449 gene encoding complement factor H isoform X1: MEVLLDTCGRGIYLLLIYIFLLKAAAECPKPGTNGNIVLTNDALLMNDFPEGSEVTLECATGYEIESGSGVINCIDGKWTKPDLTCRKKDCGPPNPKPNMSFNTSQGTLFGAIATVICDKGYHLSGLGYKQCFDGGWGGRAKCEIVLCDIPAQVANGRIVWDSKDDPKYGEVIQFVCDEGYTLDGTDSIKCGENGEYDFMPPQCVVSLFIGVTTERTTSPPVTPAAGTSSGTTSSETSTVHRDKTITTSATPAVSPSARGGGDILTAEDTATSATSVTPTISSFEDRHKGDEHINMDTGKILVIVTGVLCALVAAFGLFLCRSLKKKGSANGTVPISQRASVTQEDMPANIASLS, from the exons ATGGAAGTTTTACTGGACACCTGTGGACGTGGAATATATCTACTGTTGATATACATCTTCCTCTTGAAGGCAGCAG CTGAGTGTCCTAAACCTGGGACTAATGGAAATATTGTGTTAACAAATGATGCACTTCTGATGAATGATTTCCCAGAAGGCTCTGAGGTCACTTTAGAGTGTGCTACTGGATATGAGATAGAAAGTGGCTCTGGGGTTATAAACTGCATTGATGGGAAATGGACTAAACCAGATCTCACCTGCAGAA agAAGGACTGTGGTCCCCCTAACCCTAAGCCAAATATGAGCTTTAATACCAGCCAAGGTACCCTATTTGGTGCTATAGCAACAGTAATTTGTGATAAAGG ATACCATCTTAGTGGATTGGGCTACAAACAGTGCTTTGATGGAGGATGGGGTGGAAGAGCCAAATGCGAAA TTGTCCTATGTGATATACCTGCTCAAGTGGCCAACGGCAGAATCGTGTGGGATTCTAAAGATGATCCAAAATATGGAGAGGTCATACAGTTTGTCTGTGATGAAGGATACACCCTTGATGGTACAGACAGCATTAAGTGTGGCGAAAACGGTGAATACGATTTTATGCCCCCTCAGTGCGTAG TGTCCTTATTCATAGGTGTGACAACAGAAAGAACTACATCACCTCCTGTGACTCCAG CAGCCGGCACTTCATCTGGCACAACTTCATCTGAAACATCCACAGTTCACAGAGATAAAACTATCACAACCAGTGCAACACCAGCTGTCTCACCTTCAGCACGAG GTGGCGGAGACATTTTGACAGCTGAGGATACAGCTACTAGTGCAACCAGCGTAACACCAACAATATCTTCATTTGAAG ACAGACATAAGGGGGATGAACATATCAACATGGACACTG GAAAGATACTTGTCATAGTAACTGGTGTACTTTGTGCATTAG TAGCTGCATTTGGGTTGTTTTTATGCAGATCTCTGAAGAAAAAAGG CTCTGCAAATGGAACTGTGCCTATCAGCCAAAGAGCATCTGTGACCCAGGAGGACATGCCAGCAAACATTGCCTCCCTGAGTTga
- the im:7151449 gene encoding complement factor H isoform X3, with protein MEVLLDTCGRGIYLLLIYIFLLKAAAECPKPGTNGNIVLTNDALLMNDFPEGSEVTLECATGYEIESGSGVINCIDGKWTKPDLTCRKKDCGPPNPKPNMSFNTSQGTLFGAIATVICDKGYHLSGLGYKQCFDGGWGGRAKCEIVLCDIPAQVANGRIVWDSKDDPKYGEVIQFVCDEGYTLDGTDSIKCGENGEYDFMPPQCVVSLFIGVTTERTTSPPVTPAAGTSSGTTSSETSTVHRDKTITTSATPAVSPSARGGGDILTAEDTATSATSVTPTISSFEDRHKGDEHINMDTGKILVIVTGVLCALVAAFGLFLCRSLKKKGSYDTREDQKPELLPFQRL; from the exons ATGGAAGTTTTACTGGACACCTGTGGACGTGGAATATATCTACTGTTGATATACATCTTCCTCTTGAAGGCAGCAG CTGAGTGTCCTAAACCTGGGACTAATGGAAATATTGTGTTAACAAATGATGCACTTCTGATGAATGATTTCCCAGAAGGCTCTGAGGTCACTTTAGAGTGTGCTACTGGATATGAGATAGAAAGTGGCTCTGGGGTTATAAACTGCATTGATGGGAAATGGACTAAACCAGATCTCACCTGCAGAA agAAGGACTGTGGTCCCCCTAACCCTAAGCCAAATATGAGCTTTAATACCAGCCAAGGTACCCTATTTGGTGCTATAGCAACAGTAATTTGTGATAAAGG ATACCATCTTAGTGGATTGGGCTACAAACAGTGCTTTGATGGAGGATGGGGTGGAAGAGCCAAATGCGAAA TTGTCCTATGTGATATACCTGCTCAAGTGGCCAACGGCAGAATCGTGTGGGATTCTAAAGATGATCCAAAATATGGAGAGGTCATACAGTTTGTCTGTGATGAAGGATACACCCTTGATGGTACAGACAGCATTAAGTGTGGCGAAAACGGTGAATACGATTTTATGCCCCCTCAGTGCGTAG TGTCCTTATTCATAGGTGTGACAACAGAAAGAACTACATCACCTCCTGTGACTCCAG CAGCCGGCACTTCATCTGGCACAACTTCATCTGAAACATCCACAGTTCACAGAGATAAAACTATCACAACCAGTGCAACACCAGCTGTCTCACCTTCAGCACGAG GTGGCGGAGACATTTTGACAGCTGAGGATACAGCTACTAGTGCAACCAGCGTAACACCAACAATATCTTCATTTGAAG ACAGACATAAGGGGGATGAACATATCAACATGGACACTG GAAAGATACTTGTCATAGTAACTGGTGTACTTTGTGCATTAG TAGCTGCATTTGGGTTGTTTTTATGCAGATCTCTGAAGAAAAAAGG CTCATATGACACCAGAGAAGACCAGAAGCCGGAGTTATTACCGTTCCAAAGACTTTAG
- the im:7151449 gene encoding complement factor H isoform X5, whose protein sequence is MEVLLDTCGRGIYLLLIYIFLLKAAAECPKPGTNGNIVLTNDALLMNDFPEGSEVTLECATGYEIESGSGVINCIDGKWTKPDLTCRKKDCGPPNPKPNMSFNTSQGTLFGAIATVICDKGYHLSGLGYKQCFDGGWGGRAKCEIVLCDIPAQVANGRIVWDSKDDPKYGEVIQFVCDEGYTLDGTDSIKCGENGEYDFMPPQCVGGGDILTAEDTATSATSVTPTISSFEDRHKGDEHINMDTGKILVIVTGVLCALVAAFGLFLCRSLKKKGSANGTVPISQRASVTQEDMPANIASLS, encoded by the exons ATGGAAGTTTTACTGGACACCTGTGGACGTGGAATATATCTACTGTTGATATACATCTTCCTCTTGAAGGCAGCAG CTGAGTGTCCTAAACCTGGGACTAATGGAAATATTGTGTTAACAAATGATGCACTTCTGATGAATGATTTCCCAGAAGGCTCTGAGGTCACTTTAGAGTGTGCTACTGGATATGAGATAGAAAGTGGCTCTGGGGTTATAAACTGCATTGATGGGAAATGGACTAAACCAGATCTCACCTGCAGAA agAAGGACTGTGGTCCCCCTAACCCTAAGCCAAATATGAGCTTTAATACCAGCCAAGGTACCCTATTTGGTGCTATAGCAACAGTAATTTGTGATAAAGG ATACCATCTTAGTGGATTGGGCTACAAACAGTGCTTTGATGGAGGATGGGGTGGAAGAGCCAAATGCGAAA TTGTCCTATGTGATATACCTGCTCAAGTGGCCAACGGCAGAATCGTGTGGGATTCTAAAGATGATCCAAAATATGGAGAGGTCATACAGTTTGTCTGTGATGAAGGATACACCCTTGATGGTACAGACAGCATTAAGTGTGGCGAAAACGGTGAATACGATTTTATGCCCCCTCAGTGCGTAG GTGGCGGAGACATTTTGACAGCTGAGGATACAGCTACTAGTGCAACCAGCGTAACACCAACAATATCTTCATTTGAAG ACAGACATAAGGGGGATGAACATATCAACATGGACACTG GAAAGATACTTGTCATAGTAACTGGTGTACTTTGTGCATTAG TAGCTGCATTTGGGTTGTTTTTATGCAGATCTCTGAAGAAAAAAGG CTCTGCAAATGGAACTGTGCCTATCAGCCAAAGAGCATCTGTGACCCAGGAGGACATGCCAGCAAACATTGCCTCCCTGAGTTga
- the im:7151449 gene encoding complement factor H isoform X2, producing the protein MEVLLDTCGRGIYLLLIYIFLLKAAAECPKPGTNGNIVLTNDALLMNDFPEGSEVTLECATGYEIESGSGVINCIDGKWTKPDLTCRKKDCGPPNPKPNMSFNTSQGTLFGAIATVICDKGYHLSGLGYKQCFDGGWGGRAKCEIVLCDIPAQVANGRIVWDSKDDPKYGEVIQFVCDEGYTLDGTDSIKCGENGEYDFMPPQCVGVTTERTTSPPVTPAAGTSSGTTSSETSTVHRDKTITTSATPAVSPSARGGGDILTAEDTATSATSVTPTISSFEDRHKGDEHINMDTGKILVIVTGVLCALVAAFGLFLCRSLKKKGSANGTVPISQRASVTQEDMPANIASLS; encoded by the exons ATGGAAGTTTTACTGGACACCTGTGGACGTGGAATATATCTACTGTTGATATACATCTTCCTCTTGAAGGCAGCAG CTGAGTGTCCTAAACCTGGGACTAATGGAAATATTGTGTTAACAAATGATGCACTTCTGATGAATGATTTCCCAGAAGGCTCTGAGGTCACTTTAGAGTGTGCTACTGGATATGAGATAGAAAGTGGCTCTGGGGTTATAAACTGCATTGATGGGAAATGGACTAAACCAGATCTCACCTGCAGAA agAAGGACTGTGGTCCCCCTAACCCTAAGCCAAATATGAGCTTTAATACCAGCCAAGGTACCCTATTTGGTGCTATAGCAACAGTAATTTGTGATAAAGG ATACCATCTTAGTGGATTGGGCTACAAACAGTGCTTTGATGGAGGATGGGGTGGAAGAGCCAAATGCGAAA TTGTCCTATGTGATATACCTGCTCAAGTGGCCAACGGCAGAATCGTGTGGGATTCTAAAGATGATCCAAAATATGGAGAGGTCATACAGTTTGTCTGTGATGAAGGATACACCCTTGATGGTACAGACAGCATTAAGTGTGGCGAAAACGGTGAATACGATTTTATGCCCCCTCAGTGCGTAG GTGTGACAACAGAAAGAACTACATCACCTCCTGTGACTCCAG CAGCCGGCACTTCATCTGGCACAACTTCATCTGAAACATCCACAGTTCACAGAGATAAAACTATCACAACCAGTGCAACACCAGCTGTCTCACCTTCAGCACGAG GTGGCGGAGACATTTTGACAGCTGAGGATACAGCTACTAGTGCAACCAGCGTAACACCAACAATATCTTCATTTGAAG ACAGACATAAGGGGGATGAACATATCAACATGGACACTG GAAAGATACTTGTCATAGTAACTGGTGTACTTTGTGCATTAG TAGCTGCATTTGGGTTGTTTTTATGCAGATCTCTGAAGAAAAAAGG CTCTGCAAATGGAACTGTGCCTATCAGCCAAAGAGCATCTGTGACCCAGGAGGACATGCCAGCAAACATTGCCTCCCTGAGTTga